A stretch of DNA from Roseovarius faecimaris:
CCATAGCGCGGCATGAGCACCATATACGCGATCACCAGCGCGAAAAGCACGATCGCAGGCGCGCCGTTCAGTTCAAAACCGCCTTCGGTCGTGTCGCCGGTGACCAGCGCGATCAGATAGCCGAAGACGAAGAAGCTGCTGAACAGGTCGAGGATAAAGGCGGGGATCACGCGCCAGAGCGAGGGTTTGGGCGGTTCGGTCATGTCAAAATCCTGTACCGGTCAATGCCGCCAATCTATGCCGCACCTGCCGCCGCGTTAAGCTTTTTCCACGGCGCGCAGCGCTCTATCATGCGTCAGTCTTCGGGAGGACGCCACTTTGACCCTCATCCTTCTCGCCGCCCTGGCGGCGCTGATCTATCTGCTGGCTTTCTGCCACCGCCCGGCCAGTTGGCCGAAAACGGGGGTCAAGACCGTCTCCGTCGCCGCTTTGGCTCTGGTGGCGCTCATCGGCGGCGCGCCCTGGCTGCTTTGGCTGGCGCTGGCCCTTTGTGCGGTGGGCGATTACCTGCTTTCACGCGACAGTGAGGCGACATTCCTGGTCGGCGTCGGGGCGTTTGCCGCCGGGCACCTTGCCTATATCGCGCTGTTTCTCACCACCCTGGGCGCTGACGTCAGCCATATGAGCTCCGGCGTCTATCTTGTCGCAATCGCAGCGCTTTTTCTCTATGGGGCAGGTATGATGACCCTGCTTTACCGAAAAGCAGGCGCGTTGCGGTTCGCGGTCATGGGCTATGTCCCGATCATCCTTGGCATGGGCCTCGCGGCAATGGCGGTGCCGATACTTGGCCCGCTCGCCTGGGTGCTGCCCGCGGCCTGTCTC
This window harbors:
- a CDS encoding lysoplasmalogenase gives rise to the protein MTLILLAALAALIYLLAFCHRPASWPKTGVKTVSVAALALVALIGGAPWLLWLALALCAVGDYLLSRDSEATFLVGVGAFAAGHLAYIALFLTTLGADVSHMSSGVYLVAIAALFLYGAGMMTLLYRKAGALRFAVMGYVPIILGMGLAAMAVPILGPLAWVLPAACLFMLSDSVLAAELFLLPDGHRLRRVTPFVVWSTYWLAQLGFTLAYTPL